The Oryza glaberrima chromosome 9, OglaRS2, whole genome shotgun sequence genome includes a window with the following:
- the LOC127784644 gene encoding ETHYLENE INSENSITIVE 3-like 3 protein: MDHLAIIATELGDSSDFEVEGIQNLTENDVSDEEIEAEDLARRMWKDRIKLRRIKERQDRLALALQQAELDKSKGKPISDQAMRKKMSRAQDGILKYMLKLMEVCNARGFVYGIIPDKGKPVSGASDNIRAWWKEKVKFDKNGPAAIAKYESENLASADAPSSGIKSQHSLMDLQDATLGSLLSSLMQHCDPPQRKYPLEKGTPPPWWPSGNEDWWIALGLPRGQIPPYKKPHDLKKVWKVGVLTGVIKHMSPNFDKIRNHVRKSKCLQDKMTAKESLIWLGVLQREERLVLSIDNGMSEVTHHGALEYRNGDTHSSSNEYDVDGFEEAPLSTSSRDDEQDLSPAAQLSEEHAPTRRERAKVKRPNQVVPKKAGTKEPPKRKRPRHSVTAIEQEVQRADDASEHSRNMIPDMNRLDQVEIQGMANQITSFNEEANTSEALQHRGNTQELAHLPADFNHYGNAQATIATPVSICMRGQAVPYESSDNSRPKTGNIFPQDSDSGFNNMPSSYQTIPPKQPLSLSIMEHHVVPLGIRTPADNSPYSDQIIGSGNSTSVPGDMQLIDYPFYGEQDKFAGSSFAGLPLDYISISSPIPDIDDLLLHDDDLMEYLGT; the protein is encoded by the coding sequence ATGGATCATCTGGCTATCATTGCGACGGAGTTGGGGGATTCGTCGGACTTCGAGGTGGAGGGCATCCAGAATCTGACGGAGAATGATGTCAGCGACGAGGAGATTGAGGCCGAGGATCTGGCCCGGCGGATGTGGAAAGACAGGATCAAGCTGAGGAGGATCAAGGAGAGGCAGGACAGGCTCGCCCTTGCGCTGCAGCAGGCTGAGCTGGACAAGTCCAAGGGGAAGCCGATATCCGATCAGGCCATGCGCAAGAAGATGTCGAGGGCGCAAGACGGGATCCTCAAGTACATGCTCAAGCTGATGGAGGTGTGCAACGCGCGCGGGTTCGTTTACGGGATCATCCCTGATAAAGGGAAGCCCGTGAGCGGCGCTTCCGACAATATTAGAGCTTGGTGGAAGGAGAAGGTGAAGTTTGATAAGAACGGGCCGGCGGCAATCGCAAAGTATGAGTCGGAGAACTTGGCGTCGGCTGATGCTCCAAGCAGCGGGATCAAGAGCCAGCACAGCTTGATGGATCTCCAAGACGCCACTCTCGGTTCACTGCTTTCGTCATTGATGCAGCACTGTGATCCACCGCAGCGCAAGTACCCATTGGAGAAGGGCACTCCACCCCCGTGGTGGCCTTCAGGGAACGAGGATTGGTGGATTGCCTTGGGCCTTCCGAGGGGGCAAATTCCTCCGTATAAAAAGCCACATGATCTTAAGAAGGTCTGGAAGGTTGGGGTGCTTACAGGTGTGATCAAGCACATGTCCCCAAACTTCGATAAGATCAGAAACCATGTTAGGAAATCAAAATGCTTGCAGGATAAGATGACTGCAAAAGAGAGCCTGATTTGGTTGGGTGTTCTACAGAGAGAGGAAAGGCTTGTTCTCAGCATTGACAATGGCATGTCAGAGGTTACTCACCACGGTGCTCTGGAGTACAGAAATGGGGACACACACAGCAGCAGTAATGAGTATGATGTTGATGGTTTTGAGGAGGCTCCCCTTTCAACATCATCTAGAGATGATGAACAAGATCTTTCTCCGGCTGCACAGTTGAGCGAGGAGCATGCCCCAACAAGGAGAGAAAGAGCTAAAGTCAAACGCCCTAATCAGGTTGTTCCTAAGAAGGCAGGAACAAAAGAACCACCAAAGAGAAAAAGACCACGCCACAGTGTCACCGCAATTGAGCAGGAGGTACAAAGAGCTGATGACGCATCAGAACATTCAAGGAATATGATTCCAGATATGAACCGACTGGACCAGGTAGAAATCCAAGGCATGGCTAACCAGATTACCAGCTTCAATGAGGAAGCTAATACGAGTGAAGCTTTGCAACACAGAGGAAATACTCAAGAACTGGCCCATCTTCCTGCCGATTTTAATCACTATGGCAATGCGCAGGCAACAATTGCTACTCCTGTAAGCATATGCATGAGAGGCCAGGCTGTACCTTATGAAAGCAGTGACAATTCCAGGCCAAAAACTGGAAATATCTTCCCACAGGATTCTGATTCAGGCTTTAACAATATGCCTAGTAGTTACCAGACCATACCTCCTAAGCAACCACTTTCACTATCTATCATGGAGCATCATGTGGTTCCCTTGGGTATCAGAACACCAGCTGACAACAGTCCTTATAGTGATCAAATAATTGGTAGTGGGAATTCTACTTCTGTTCCTGGGGATATGCAGCTCATTGATTACCCTTTCTATGGCGAACAAGATAAGTTTGCTGGCAGTTCCTTTGCGGGATTACCTTTAGACTATATCAGTATCAGTAGCCCAATCCCAGATATTGATGATTTGCTGCTGCATGATGATGATCTAATGGAATACTTGGGAACATAA